The genomic segment GGCTCAATGTCCGTCCAGCTAAGCCCTGCTTCTTCAAGCATTTTCAGCAGAAAATAATGCGCGGTTGTGCTGCTGACGTAAGCAACCTTCTTGCCCTTCAATTCGGCTACGGATTTCACCGTCGAGCCTTTGGGAATCAGCAGCTCCTGCTGGAGCGTGCTTCCCTTTTGAATCGCAATAATTTTGAAATTGCCGCCGTTTGCGGCCTGTGCTGCGAACAGTGGCGGGATTTCGCTCGTCAAAGCGACATCCAAATGTCCGCCTGCCATTGCCTCCAGCTGCAAATTGCCGCCTTGGAACACGCTGAATTCAATTTTGTAAGGCGTGTTATCAAGTCCGGCTTCCTTGAAGCCGATCTTTAGATTTTCCCAGCCCGTTTGGCCGATGTTCAGCGTGACTTTGCTCAAATCTGGCCCAGCTTCCACTGCGGGGCTGCTGCTGTCAGATGAAGCAGCCGGGCTCGCTGCTGCACCTGTATTCGACGTCCCCCCTGTATTGCCGCAAGCTGCGAGCAGACTCGCCACGATGATTGCGATGCTTAAGCCTAGCCATTGTCTCTTTCTGTTTTTCACGGTTGTTTCCGCCTCTCTAGATCTCGTGTTGAATGTTTCCCCTTATCGTTTATCGCGTACCTTTATTGCGAAGAAATGGCTGCTTTGCTTCTAATCCGCTGCCCGAGCTGATCCGCTGCGATAATCGCCTCCGCGATTGCCGCCGGATGAACGGCGAATGGCAGCTCGGCAGCTTTCGCTCCAGCGAGCGGCACTTTATGGGCGATGTCATAAGCGATTTGATCCGCTTTTTCTTCAAATCCCAGCTGCGCCAGCGTAACAGGCAAACCAAGCGCATCAAGCTTCGCAGCAAGCCGCTCCGTCTCTTCGGCCGTTTGCCCTTGCAGCAGCGTGTGGGCAACGAGCCCAAACGCGACCTTCTCGCCATGCAGCGAGCCATGCGTTTGCGTGAACTGCGTCAGGCTGTCGTGAATGGCATGGGCCAAAGCGCCGCGTGCGCCTCCTGCCGATACCGTATTCACTTGCCCGGCCAGCCAAACAATGGCGTGGCTAACCTCATGGAATGCGGGCGAGGCTATGCCGTCGCCTGCGTTCGCATACGCCTGCTGCGCATAGCGGTCAAGCACCTCGACCGCCAGCTCCGACGTTTTGACGCCAAGCCGTACATCAAGGTCGGCCGGAACCTTTTTCACATTGACGACCGTCTCGTTCCATTTCACATACGTATCGCCTATGCCCGATGCGAGGTAGCGTTTAGGTGCAGCAGCAAGCACTGACGTGTCGGCAAGCACCAGCTGCGGCGACCGCTTAAGCGGCAAATAGCCTGCCGAGCGGCCCTCCTTGTCGTACAATACGGTCAGTGCTGACCATGCCGCACAGGTTGCCGCAATCGTCGGCACCGTCACGCTCGGCACATGAATCCGTTCCGCAACCGCCTTCGTCAAATCCAACACCCGTCCGCCGCCGATTCCTACCAGCACGTTGATATCCTGGCTCGACGCCAGCTCCGAGTAAGCTGCAATCTGCTCCGTCGTCACCTGCCCGGAAAAGCGGTGCACCTGATAGGTGACATCAGCGGTATTCAGGCTTGCCAGCAGCGGCGCAGCGGCCTCTAGCGCTTTTTCCCCACCGATAATAAAAAGCTTGTTGCCGATTTCTGCAATTTTTGCCCCGCCGTCCGCCCAAGCATTTGGCTCGTTTACGTATTGATTTGGTGCTTTCACCTGTACCATTTGTTCGCAAACCCCCTTGTTTAAAATATAGGAAAGGATCGAATCCGATTGTTCCATCCCTTCTCTGTATTTCTCGGAATGAAACGCGCTGCGCCGCAAAAGGAATCCGACAGCCGTTTCACCTTGTAATCAGCTATACCATATCCTTATACTCATTATTCACAGTTGTTTACTTGTATTTAGGCAAGTATAGGTTACCCTCAGCTAATCGTCAATCGGCATTAGCCCAGAAATAATCTATTAGACGATCATAAAAATCTATAATGCAGCGGCCTCATCTTTTCCCCCAAAAAAAGAAAAAGAACGGACATCGCTGCTGTATTAGCAGCGGTCCGTTCCGCATCTTTTCCGTTTGTACTATATACGGCTTCTGTAAGGCTCTATACGTCCTGACCAGAGTGCCCCGCGAGCCCACAACAGCAAACAAACGTTAATTCACCAACCAGTTACTTCGCCATCTGCTGCCTTAGCTCCGGGTACTCGCGTTCGAATGTTTTCACCATCACATACAGCTGGAGTCCCCGCGCAGCCTGCAACGCTTCCTCCGCCAGCTCAATTGCCCTTGGCCGATTGCCCTGTTTATACTCCGTGTAAGATAGCAGAGATTGCTTCATCCAATCCTTGGAAATGCGATCTATATAGTCATGAGCCTCCGTAAACTCTCTTCTTTCGATATAATAATAAGCCTGATAATAATACCTATATTCGATTGGCTGAATAAATTCGATTTCGTGCAGGACGCTCTGAATATCCTTATTATAGTGAGCCTGAAGCGTCTTGAACAACGCTTGCTTATTCTTTTGCTTGTACTGCTTGAGCAGCTTCGCTATGTTCTCTTCAAACTCGTCATCCAGACGATTGGCTACCGCATAGTTGATATAGTAGCTAGGTATTTTACGGTTCGCGAGCAGAAATTTCTCGATTTTCGCCAAGTTTCTCGTTCCTAAAATGGTATAAAATAACGGGCCCAGCGTTACGGCCACATACGTCAAAAATATAATGATGATCGATACCGGAGTGCTAACCTCAAACATTCTCAATAAAAAAATAAGAATGATAGCGACCAAAATATAAATCAATGTTTTTTTCAAAAATCTCATCGCTTGCTCTCCTTTATGTTCTTTTCAGCCCTTCTTTCATTCTACCATCCGACTCGATCCGAATACAAAAAAAGGATAATCTGCAGGCTGCTTGCACAGCCCGAGCATTATCCATGTTTCCGTGCTATACAGCCTTCGCTTGCTCCGTATCCTCGCTGCTCAGCACGAAATGACTGAGATCGTCCTGAAGCTGCTGGGCCATATCGCGCAGCGCCTCGGCTGATGCTTGAATTTCCTCCATCGACGCAAGCTGCTCCTCCGTAGCTGCGGCCATCGTCTCGGCCTCATCCGACGTTTTATTCGAGATGTTCGCTACCTCGCCAACCGATGCCGTCACCTCTTCCATGCCTGCGGAAATTTCCTCGGCAGCTGCCGACACTTCCTGAATTTGATCGCTCATCGAGCGGACTTCAAGCAAAATATCGCCAATCGTCGTGTTAGCCTGCTCAATAGAAGCAAGACCCGAAGCTGTCTCCGATTTCATCTCGCTCATCGCCTTCACATTCTCGCTTACCAGCGCCCGAATATCTCTGATCAGCTCAGATATCGTCTGCACCGACTCGCTCGTCTGCTCGGCCAGCTTGCCTACTTCGGAGGCTACGACGCTAAAGCCTCTTCCATGCTCGCCAGCCCTTGCCGCTTCAATGTTTGCATTCAGCGACAATAGCTGCGTTTGCTTGGCAATCGCCATAACGGCTTGCACGATTTGGCCAATTTGCACCGAATGCTCATCCAGCTTCGTAACAACCTCGCCTGAACGGACAGCCGAAGCTTGAATGCTGTTCATTTGCCGCACCGTTTGTCCAAGCTGTTCTTCGCCTACTTGAGCATTGCCCGTCACCTTGACCGCAGCGTCCGCCACTTCTGAAGCCGCTTCGGCAATCCGTGTAATGCCAACTGCCATTTCATTCATCGCTTTCGACGTTTCATCCGCCGATACGCGCTGTACATCCGTTCCTTCAGATACCCCTTGAATGGACTCGGCAATTTGCTTCATCGCAAGCGTCGATTCATGTGAAATGGCTGTGAGCTCCTCCGATGAAGCCGCTGCCTGCTCGGATACGATTTGGTTTCTACGCAGCAGTACATTCAAAGAGCGAATCATTTCATTAAAGGAATGGCCGACCTGAAGCAGTTCATCCCGCGTTTCCAAATGCAATTCTTTGGAAAAGTCGCCTTTCGCCATCGCATCCGCACGGTTCCGGAGCGCTGCCACCGTTACCATTACATTGCGGTAGAAAGCCATGTAGAAAATAGCAACGAGCAGCAGGGACAGAGCCGTCAAGCCAAGCAGCATATTTCTAGTAGCCGTCAGCTCATCGATGCGCTGCTGGAGCACCTGCTCAAGCTCTGTATTGACCTGCACATAAAAGTCGTTTAATACGCCAATCGTCGCCGTTCCAGACTTGAAAAATTCCGATCCATTCATGGTCAAGTTGGAGCCGTTAAGGACACCTGTATTAAGCAGCGCTACAAAGCTTTTAAGCGATGTCACGGTCGTTGCGCCGCTTTTCTCTAGCGATGGCACCAATGCCTCGTTCCAGCCTAAAGCGCTGCTCAGCGACTTATTCATATTCGTCAATGAATAATTGATCATTTCCGCTTCCAAACGAAGCTTAATTTCTTCGTTTTCCGTCATTTTTTTACTCGTAAGCACACCATTGCCTTTGCCGCGAATAATCGCCGCATGCTCCATTAACGCAGGAATCTGCTGGACGAACATAGAACCCAAATAATAAGAATCCATCTGCGTATCAAGCGAAAGTCCCGATTCATCTGCAAGCTTAATCATAATATTGGTTAAATCTAAAACAAGCGTGGAATGGCCTTCAAAACTTTCGGCAGCCGACATCGTAGCGTTGCTTGCATCTAATTTTGTCCACTGCTGCTTCCAAGCTTCCCACAGCTCCTGCGCCCCCGCCATTCCAGATGCTACCAGCTCCGTGTCTATCGTTTGAATCAGGCTGGCAATTTCCTGCGATTTGGCATCAACCTCTGCCTTGGCGTCCGCATTGCCATTCAGCAAGCCCGAGGAAAGTCCGCGGTGCTGCTGCACCTGAAGCATAAGCGGCATCATTTCCCTAATATAAGCGACGCCGTCATGCTCACTCTGAATATACTCAATGTTTCCTTCCTGCTCGTTAACCCATAAAACAAGCAGCAAGACCAGCGGGATCAGAAATAGAAAACTGACGACAACAAATTTCTGTGCATACTTCAATCTGGACATGAGAGCTGTAAAAGGACTTAACAATTTGAAAAACATAAGAGCCACCCGCCTATTAATTTAATTGCTATTCATGAATAGAAATATCGGCTATAGACGGGAATTTGTTTAGTAAAAATGAAGGAAAAGTCGCACGGAGGCTGGACTCTGCCCTCATTTTGGAAATTGTGCTGGAAGGCTTGGAGCAAACAAGGAATCAATGGGATAAAGCGTTAACCTATGACATCTGATTTTGATGCCTTGCCTTGCTATCGTATTCATAGACGCTTACTTCCTACAAGAAAGGAAATTGGGACACTTTGTCGAATACTAGGTTCGAATATGTAACAGTACGCGCAATAAAGGAGAAGGAGAGTATACATCCTTGCAAAACCAAAATAATCGTTTTAATAACCGGCCTCCAAACCGTAATATGCGGGCACAAACGAATCGTTCTTCGAACCAGCCTGCCAACAATGTCCGCAGCAGTTCTAATTATGGAAGCAGCTCTGCTGCCAGAAGCCAACCTCCTTCAGTTGTTGTTGAGCAGAATACCAATACTACTGATGCACCTACCCTTTTATGCGTAAAATGTAAGTCCACTCATGTCATGATGACAACAAGAGGCTATAGTGTGACCAATCTGTTCGTGACGCTTGCTCTAATGCTCATTGTGCCTGTGCTGCTATTTATAATCGGTCTTGCCTTTCCGGTTGTTATGCTGTATTTATTCCCGTTCAGCGGCGGCGGATTTTCCGAATCATCAGGTGGAATATTAGGGGCTATTTATGTCATTGTCGGCCTGTTATGTTTAGCCTCCTTTTTCCTTGCTGCACCTGTCGCAGCGCTGACTGGACTGCATGGCAGAAACAAGATTATGAATGGCTGCATGAGCTGTGGACATAAATGGTACCCCGGCGAATAGTCGATCATTTTTGGAGGCCTGCTGAGAAAGAGACGTCATAAAGGAGTAAACATATGCCATCTATTAAAGTCTATCATTACGATGCCTTTAGCCCTATTCCGGGAAAAGGAAATCCGGCGGGTGTCGTTTTAACAGGCACTGATCTGACGGAAAAAGAAATGCTAGCTATCGCTGGGCAAGTAGGCTTTAATGAGACTGCTTTCCCGCTGCCATCGAAGGTAGCGGATATCCGAATCCGTTATTTTACACCGGGCCACGAAATTAATCTTTGCGGCCATGCCACGATGGCAACGCTCTATGCGCTGCAAACTAAAGGGCTGTTAGGCGATAAAACGGAGCTTCTGATTGAGACAAAAGCAGGCGTACTTCCCGTTCGGCTGCACACGGATGCGCAGGAGCAGCTTCAAATTACGATGACGCAGGCGGCTCCGCAGTTCCAAGCTTTTAACGGTTCCTATGAACAGCTGGCTGCTGCTATGGGCATTCAGGAGAGCGACATGGAGACGAAGCTTCCGATTGTCTATGGCAGCACGGGGACATGGACGCTGTTAATTCCTATCAAAAGTCTCGAGGCATTCCGCCGTATGAAGCCAAATAATAAGCGGTTCCCCGAAATTTTGCAGGAGATGCCGCGTGCTTCTCTGCATCCTTTTTGCCTAGAAACCTATGATCCACGAGCTCATATGCATGCCAGACATTTTTCATCGCCGTATTCCGGCACGATTGAAGATCCCGTTACAGGTACAGCATCTGGCGTAATGGGCGCTTATTATGCAGCGCATTTGGCTGAGCAACCGCAGCATTCGCTTGAGCTATGCATTGAACAAGGCCATGAAATAGGCCGGGATGGACGTGTTCTGGTAACAGTCACTAAACGGCGGGATGAACCACTCATCGAAGTGACAGGCACTGCCGTTTATGTGGATGCTTTTGAAGTAAGCCTGCTGTAAATTTGGCATATGCGCGGCGGTTGATTATAATAGTGGGCGAGAGCTGCGAATGAGAGAGGAAGAGATACGTTGAGCCATACCGCACAGGATGTAGCCGATTGGATGCTTGGAGAGCTGAAGTTTGCTGGCATTCTTCATCAGGAGAAGGCCGTTGCCCATATTACAGCCCATTTTGGAGAACAGTTCATTTATGTGAACGAGCAGGGAAATACATCGATCGACAAGGAAGTTAAAAAAGCGTTCAAAAAAGGCCATGGCGGCAAGGCTGCCTGGGACCGTGAAGGCTTTTTCTGGGGCTGGACTTAGCCCGCAAGTGTGAAGCATATGAATTCATATCGTTCAAAAAAAAGCTATGCAACCTTCGGTTAGAACCTAACCGGAAGCCGCATAGCTTTTTCTACTATAGTGGAGCTTGCAATGCCCGCTTGCTGCGCTGGTACGCCCAGTGATTGGTCGGACCATGCCCGCCGCCAATTTGAATGCCGTCCTCGATGGCCGCTTGAATAAACGCTTTCGCTTGGCGCATTGCAGCTTCCATATCAAGCCCCTCTGCAAGTCCTGCCGCAAGAGCCGCCGAAAAAGTACAGCCTGTGCCATGCGTACGGGCCGTCGCCACTCGTCTGCCTGCCAGCTCGGTAAAGCCGCTGCCGTCATACAGCAGATCGATTGCTTCCTCTCCCGTATCGTGGCCGCCCTTAATAATGACGTAGCCTGCTCCATATCCAGCGAGCCGTTTCGCCGCTTCCCGCTTATCGTCCGACGTTACGATCGCAATGCCCGTCAGCTTCTCCGCTTCCGGTATGTTCGGCGTAATTACCGTCGTTACGGGCAGCAGCTTGTCCGTCATCGCCCGGATGGCTTCCTCTTGCAGCAGCGAGGCTCCGCCTTTGGCGATCATGACCGGATCGACGACGACATTTTTCCAGCCAAGCTCGGCAATCGTTGCCGCAACAGCCGTAATGATCTCACTGTTGAACAGCATGCCCGTCTTCAGCGCATCGACGCCAATGTCCGAGCCGACCGAATGCATTTGCTGCACGACAGCATCCACGCTAAGCGGAAATACGCCTTGTACGCCAAGCGTATTTTGCGCCGTAATTGCAGTCACCGCAGACATGCCGAATACGCCAAGCTCCTGAAACGTTTTCAGGTCCGCTTGAATGCCTGCGCCGCCGCCGCTGTCCGAGCCCGCTATCGTCAATGCCGTTGGGACACTGCGCGGCGCCTGTCCATTCCCATGTACGCTCATGATGTACTTTTGCCCCTTTCTTCATCAAATGCCGAACCAAGGTGAAACGGCTGACACCGCCCTACGGCGGCGCGGCGCGTTTCACTCCGAGAAATATAAGCCTAATGATAATCTGCCTAGCTGAACCGCTCAGGAGCAAAAGCCTGCATGAAGTCTGGCATCTTCTTGCCTTCTACACTATCAGCTGCAAGCTGTGCTGTAACGGGGCTGAGCAAAATCCCATTGCGGTAATGCCCTACCGCCATCACGACGCGGCCAGATTGCGCCAGCGCGCCGAGCAGCGGGAAGCCATCCTGCGTGGAAGGGCGAAGTCCCGCCCATTTGTGGAACGGCGTCCACGTTTCGAGAAACGGGAAAGCTTGCTTGTTCCATTTTCGCAGGCGCTCAATGCCCTTCTCCGTCACGCTCGTCTCGAACCCGGCTACATCCTCGGAGGCGCCGCATACGAGCGTATTATTTTCCTTCGCCACGAGATAGCCCTGATTGCAAAACACCATATGGTGAACGGGCTTCTCCACCGTCTCATAAGCGCAAATTTGTCCGCGAATCGGATAAACAGGAATGCGAAGGCCAAATGCGGCTTCCAGCTGCTGCGCCCAAGCTCCCGAGCATACAACGAGCCGATCCCCTTCAAAAATACGTCCGTCTGCTGCCTCCAGCACGACCGTGCTCTGCCAATCCTTAATCGCAACCTGCTCCAAATGCTCATGTATATGAACATCCAGCAAGCGGCAGGCATGCTCCAGCGCTTTGACATAATGCGGCGCATACAGATGGCTTTCCTCCGGCGTATACAGCGCCGCCCGCACCTTGCCTGACAGCTTTGGCTCCAGCCGAAACACGTCGCCACCTTCCAGCAGGCTGCCCGACGAACCATACTCCCGCTGCCAGCGCAGCCTGCCTTCAAGCGCCAAAATATCCGCATCATGGTAAGCGATATACATGCTCCCGGATTCGGTATATTCGAAAGGCACGTCGGAAACCTGCTTCACGCGATCTGTAAACGAAGGATACAGCCGCAAGCTCTGCGCGCATAAGCGAAAAAAGTCATCCGGCCCCTCAACATTTTCCGAAAAAGGAGCCAGCATCCCTGCAGCCGCTCCGGACGCCTGTCCCCCGCAGCTGCCAATTTCCAGCACCGTCACCTGATGACCGCGGCTCCGCAGCTCGAACGCACAGGATAAGCCAATAATGCCGCCGCCCATGATTACAATCCGTTCTCCCATGTCCTAACCAGCTTTCCTTGTTGAATGATGCTGTTATTTCAGCTTAAACTCCTCATAACCGCTGCTTGCCGAAGCGTAGCGCTTCTTCGAAATGCGGCCTGACAAATAAGCCAGACGGCCAGCTTCAATGCCGAGCCTCATCGCCCGCGCCATGCCTGCTGGATCTTTCGCCTTCGCAACCGGTGTATTCATCAGCACGCCCGCCACGCCAAGCTCCATCGCCTGGGTCACATCACTGACCGAGCCAAGCCCCGCATCGACGATAATTGGAACTTTCGCTTCCTCTACAATAAGGCCCAAATTATAAGGGTTCAAAATGCCAAGGCCCGTCCCAATCGGAGCCGCTCCCGGCATAACAGCCGCAGCGCCGGCTTCCTCCAGCCGCTTGCAAATGACCGGATCATCCGACGTATACGGAAGGACGGTAAAGCCCTCTTTTACGAGAATTTCCGTCGCCTTCAGCGTTTCAATCGGATCAGGCAGCAGCGTGCGCTCATTGGCGCTAATCTCGACCTTGATCCAGT from the Paenibacillus sp. BIHB 4019 genome contains:
- a CDS encoding thiazole synthase; translated protein: MKPDVWHIGNRELTSRFFIGTGLFPSPYVQREAIEASGAEVLTFAIRRINLEATEDDSILQHLQGQSYQYLPNTSGASTAEEAVRIARLARASGLSDWIKVEISANERTLLPDPIETLKATEILVKEGFTVLPYTSDDPVICKRLEEAGAAAVMPGAAPIGTGLGILNPYNLGLIVEEAKVPIIVDAGLGSVSDVTQAMELGVAGVLMNTPVAKAKDPAGMARAMRLGIEAGRLAYLSGRISKKRYASASSGYEEFKLK
- a CDS encoding PhzF family phenazine biosynthesis isomerase; this encodes MPSIKVYHYDAFSPIPGKGNPAGVVLTGTDLTEKEMLAIAGQVGFNETAFPLPSKVADIRIRYFTPGHEINLCGHATMATLYALQTKGLLGDKTELLIETKAGVLPVRLHTDAQEQLQITMTQAAPQFQAFNGSYEQLAAAMGIQESDMETKLPIVYGSTGTWTLLIPIKSLEAFRRMKPNNKRFPEILQEMPRASLHPFCLETYDPRAHMHARHFSSPYSGTIEDPVTGTASGVMGAYYAAHLAEQPQHSLELCIEQGHEIGRDGRVLVTVTKRRDEPLIEVTGTAVYVDAFEVSLL
- the thiD gene encoding bifunctional hydroxymethylpyrimidine kinase/phosphomethylpyrimidine kinase, which gives rise to MSVHGNGQAPRSVPTALTIAGSDSGGGAGIQADLKTFQELGVFGMSAVTAITAQNTLGVQGVFPLSVDAVVQQMHSVGSDIGVDALKTGMLFNSEIITAVAATIAELGWKNVVVDPVMIAKGGASLLQEEAIRAMTDKLLPVTTVITPNIPEAEKLTGIAIVTSDDKREAAKRLAGYGAGYVIIKGGHDTGEEAIDLLYDGSGFTELAGRRVATARTHGTGCTFSAALAAGLAEGLDMEAAMRQAKAFIQAAIEDGIQIGGGHGPTNHWAYQRSKRALQAPL
- a CDS encoding iron-containing alcohol dehydrogenase family protein; this translates as MVQVKAPNQYVNEPNAWADGGAKIAEIGNKLFIIGGEKALEAAAPLLASLNTADVTYQVHRFSGQVTTEQIAAYSELASSQDINVLVGIGGGRVLDLTKAVAERIHVPSVTVPTIAATCAAWSALTVLYDKEGRSAGYLPLKRSPQLVLADTSVLAAAPKRYLASGIGDTYVKWNETVVNVKKVPADLDVRLGVKTSELAVEVLDRYAQQAYANAGDGIASPAFHEVSHAIVWLAGQVNTVSAGGARGALAHAIHDSLTQFTQTHGSLHGEKVAFGLVAHTLLQGQTAEETERLAAKLDALGLPVTLAQLGFEEKADQIAYDIAHKVPLAGAKAAELPFAVHPAAIAEAIIAADQLGQRIRSKAAISSQ
- the thiO gene encoding glycine oxidase ThiO, encoding MGERIVIMGGGIIGLSCAFELRSRGHQVTVLEIGSCGGQASGAAAGMLAPFSENVEGPDDFFRLCAQSLRLYPSFTDRVKQVSDVPFEYTESGSMYIAYHDADILALEGRLRWQREYGSSGSLLEGGDVFRLEPKLSGKVRAALYTPEESHLYAPHYVKALEHACRLLDVHIHEHLEQVAIKDWQSTVVLEAADGRIFEGDRLVVCSGAWAQQLEAAFGLRIPVYPIRGQICAYETVEKPVHHMVFCNQGYLVAKENNTLVCGASEDVAGFETSVTEKGIERLRKWNKQAFPFLETWTPFHKWAGLRPSTQDGFPLLGALAQSGRVVMAVGHYRNGILLSPVTAQLAADSVEGKKMPDFMQAFAPERFS
- a CDS encoding methyl-accepting chemotaxis protein, which codes for MFFKLLSPFTALMSRLKYAQKFVVVSFLFLIPLVLLLVLWVNEQEGNIEYIQSEHDGVAYIREMMPLMLQVQQHRGLSSGLLNGNADAKAEVDAKSQEIASLIQTIDTELVASGMAGAQELWEAWKQQWTKLDASNATMSAAESFEGHSTLVLDLTNIMIKLADESGLSLDTQMDSYYLGSMFVQQIPALMEHAAIIRGKGNGVLTSKKMTENEEIKLRLEAEMINYSLTNMNKSLSSALGWNEALVPSLEKSGATTVTSLKSFVALLNTGVLNGSNLTMNGSEFFKSGTATIGVLNDFYVQVNTELEQVLQQRIDELTATRNMLLGLTALSLLLVAIFYMAFYRNVMVTVAALRNRADAMAKGDFSKELHLETRDELLQVGHSFNEMIRSLNVLLRRNQIVSEQAAASSEELTAISHESTLAMKQIAESIQGVSEGTDVQRVSADETSKAMNEMAVGITRIAEAASEVADAAVKVTGNAQVGEEQLGQTVRQMNSIQASAVRSGEVVTKLDEHSVQIGQIVQAVMAIAKQTQLLSLNANIEAARAGEHGRGFSVVASEVGKLAEQTSESVQTISELIRDIRALVSENVKAMSEMKSETASGLASIEQANTTIGDILLEVRSMSDQIQEVSAAAEEISAGMEEVTASVGEVANISNKTSDEAETMAAATEEQLASMEEIQASAEALRDMAQQLQDDLSHFVLSSEDTEQAKAV
- a CDS encoding ABC transporter substrate-binding protein, whose protein sequence is MKNRKRQWLGLSIAIIVASLLAACGNTGGTSNTGAAASPAASSDSSSPAVEAGPDLSKVTLNIGQTGWENLKIGFKEAGLDNTPYKIEFSVFQGGNLQLEAMAGGHLDVALTSEIPPLFAAQAANGGNFKIIAIQKGSTLQQELLIPKGSTVKSVAELKGKKVAYVSSTTAHYFLLKMLEEAGLSWTDIEPVALSTSDGLSALIGGSVDALASYGNAVISGRQNGATTLASAQNILSGNFPIEATPAAIEDPGKRAAIADFLNRLNQYNEWIRANQEKWAGIVAENTKQPVEQALQTLKDGEAQQPTKILPPSNEAIASQQDIADTLQKVDLLKNPVDVKSIWSDVFADALK